One region of Coleofasciculus sp. FACHB-T130 genomic DNA includes:
- a CDS encoding AIPR family protein has protein sequence MAQGDKFLLDKVLESQRIQIAKNLSDSDFFENFVANEVLKNYNLSYEEIEEGIIGGGSDGGIDGIYLFVDDELVGPDFDAKKAKNNAIIELVAIQAKTKSGFSEDAINKFTASMRDLLDIDKHVKDLRTVYNNDLLGFIETYRNIVHEVAIKFPVLKFPFLYATKGDRQQVHPNVKRLTNVLEETIKQFFSDAQVSFEFLGARDLLDIAQQQAIQTLTIKTAQYLFEPDGDSVACFVKLKDYFSFITDDRGFRRTHIFDENVREYEGENQVNMAIEKTLAKGDRSINFWWLNNGITVVASKATARGRSLVVIENPKVVNGLQTSQEIFKHFSKKPSDADDDRLILVRIIVTDLEPVKREILNATNNQTRLVKHFLQIIDDPVHKDIEKYLSYQNLWYERQKNYYKNDGKPKDRIITIQYLAQAVAAILLQEPNNSRGRPANLIQDEEKRNRIFNAKYRFEFYLNCILLMKKVDSFLQKSVPDSIKNEKSNIRFHIATFVAAMKLNMRKPSADKIASELQVDSIETKLLLDYATDVFNLFENQKAASGIDGNKLSRRKEFDDALLNHINMKLPIS, from the coding sequence ATGGCTCAAGGAGATAAATTTCTTTTAGACAAAGTTTTGGAGTCGCAGCGAATCCAGATTGCAAAAAATCTCTCTGATAGCGACTTTTTTGAGAACTTCGTTGCAAACGAAGTTCTCAAAAACTATAACTTGTCATATGAAGAGATTGAGGAAGGAATAATAGGTGGTGGCAGTGATGGCGGTATAGATGGAATATATCTGTTTGTTGACGATGAATTAGTAGGTCCAGATTTTGATGCTAAAAAGGCTAAAAACAATGCAATTATTGAATTGGTTGCAATCCAAGCAAAAACAAAATCAGGTTTTTCAGAAGATGCAATCAATAAATTCACTGCATCCATGCGCGACTTATTGGACATAGACAAGCACGTAAAGGATTTACGCACAGTCTATAATAACGATTTATTGGGATTTATCGAAACATACCGAAATATTGTTCATGAAGTAGCTATCAAATTTCCAGTACTGAAATTCCCTTTTCTCTATGCGACAAAAGGCGATCGTCAACAAGTCCATCCAAACGTTAAGCGCTTGACTAATGTACTCGAAGAAACAATCAAACAATTTTTTTCGGATGCACAGGTTTCCTTTGAATTCTTAGGTGCTAGAGATTTGTTAGACATAGCACAACAGCAAGCAATTCAAACATTAACTATAAAAACAGCTCAATACCTATTTGAGCCAGATGGCGATAGTGTTGCCTGTTTTGTTAAGCTGAAAGACTATTTTAGTTTTATAACAGATGATAGAGGTTTCAGAAGAACACACATATTCGATGAAAATGTTCGTGAGTATGAAGGCGAAAACCAAGTCAATATGGCTATCGAAAAGACTCTTGCGAAAGGAGATAGAAGTATAAACTTTTGGTGGTTGAATAATGGAATAACTGTTGTTGCTAGTAAGGCTACTGCTAGAGGAAGAAGCCTTGTTGTTATTGAAAATCCAAAAGTCGTTAATGGATTACAAACTTCACAGGAAATATTTAAACATTTTTCTAAAAAGCCCTCAGATGCTGATGATGATAGATTGATTCTAGTTAGGATTATTGTGACAGATTTGGAACCTGTCAAGCGCGAAATCCTAAATGCTACAAATAATCAAACTAGATTAGTCAAACACTTCCTCCAAATTATTGACGATCCTGTACATAAAGATATTGAGAAGTATCTTAGCTATCAAAATTTATGGTACGAGAGACAGAAGAATTATTACAAAAATGACGGGAAGCCTAAAGATAGAATTATCACCATACAGTATTTAGCTCAAGCAGTCGCAGCTATCCTGTTGCAAGAACCAAATAACTCTCGTGGAAGACCTGCAAATCTTATACAAGACGAAGAAAAACGCAATCGAATTTTTAACGCGAAGTATCGTTTTGAGTTTTATCTTAATTGCATTCTCTTGATGAAAAAAGTTGATAGCTTCTTGCAAAAGAGTGTACCTGATAGTATTAAGAATGAAAAGAGCAATATTCGATTTCACATAGCAACATTTGTAGCTGCTATGAAGTTGAATATGAGAAAGCCTAGTGCGGATAAAATAGCCTCAGAATTACAAGTAGATAGTATTGAAACGAAGCTTTTGTTAGATTATGCCACTGATGTATTTAATCTATTTGAAAACCAAAAAGCTGCGTCAGGGATAGATGGTAACAAGTTATCTCGACGAAAAGAATTTGATGATGCTTTATTGAATCATATTAATATGAAGCTACCCATCTCCTAG
- a CDS encoding bestrophin family ion channel, protein MTIENKNWFAMALQLRGSVAPTIFPRVLLCGGFGFFVSILDYFKLPIAGNLLDNLVTNVVYNLVLGLLLVFRTNTAYERFWEGRKSWGLLVVNVRNLARQIQVSVAERESTDREDKATAMRLLGAFAIATKLQLRQEALNDELEEIVTPSQFLQLKSVKNPPLKIAFWIGDYLQQQHERNSLNNNQLAAMNGLLDQMVEALTGCERILKTPIPLAYAIYLKRLLLIYGFALPFQLVDTSGWWTGLVVGIISFILFGIEEIGNEIENPFGRDPNDLPLDDICTTIIENLEDLTKIPEQSLGEIFAPQV, encoded by the coding sequence ATGACGATTGAGAATAAAAACTGGTTTGCCATGGCTTTACAGTTGAGGGGATCGGTCGCACCGACTATTTTCCCCCGCGTTCTTTTGTGTGGAGGGTTTGGTTTTTTCGTTTCTATTCTCGATTATTTTAAATTACCGATCGCTGGAAACCTTTTAGATAATCTGGTTACTAATGTTGTTTATAATCTGGTTTTAGGCTTATTATTGGTTTTCCGGACAAATACGGCTTACGAGCGATTTTGGGAAGGGCGCAAATCCTGGGGGCTTTTGGTGGTGAACGTCCGCAATTTAGCGCGGCAAATTCAAGTATCGGTTGCGGAACGAGAATCAACAGATAGAGAGGATAAAGCAACAGCGATGCGGTTATTAGGAGCCTTTGCGATCGCAACTAAATTACAGTTGCGACAAGAGGCTTTAAACGACGAGTTAGAAGAGATAGTAACTCCCTCGCAATTTCTTCAGCTCAAAAGCGTTAAAAACCCTCCGCTAAAAATAGCATTTTGGATTGGGGATTACCTACAGCAGCAACACGAGCGGAACTCCTTAAATAATAATCAGTTAGCTGCAATGAATGGATTGCTAGATCAAATGGTAGAAGCTTTAACTGGCTGCGAACGCATTTTAAAAACCCCCATTCCTTTAGCTTATGCGATTTACCTAAAGCGACTGTTGCTAATCTATGGCTTTGCGCTACCTTTTCAACTTGTCGATACTTCCGGCTGGTGGACAGGGCTAGTTGTCGGTATAATTAGTTTTATTTTATTTGGGATTGAAGAAATCGGTAATGAAATTGAAAATCCTTTTGGACGAGATCCGAATGATTTACCATTAGATGATATTTGCACCACAATCATTGAGAATCTTGAAGATTTAACGAAGATACCGGAGCAAAGTTTAGGAGAAATTTTTGCTCCTCAGGTTTGA
- the radC gene encoding DNA repair protein RadC, with protein MTYCLRIADIPLSERPRERLMAQGAKNLATAELIAILLGTGQGAGKLSAVGLGQYILQELSQHQRDPLDMLRDISVQELTKIPGVGPAKATTILAAVELGKRAFLSRPGVSTMIDSPAAAAAALSHELMWQMQERFAVVLLDVKNRLVGTQVITIGTATETLAPPREIFREVLRQGATRLIIAHNHPSGSIEPSQEDIDLTRQLLMGAQYLSIPLLDHLILGNGDYLSLRQTTTLWEEYPQGD; from the coding sequence ATGACCTATTGCCTCAGAATTGCAGATATACCCCTTAGCGAACGTCCTCGCGAACGATTAATGGCTCAGGGAGCAAAAAATCTTGCAACCGCTGAGCTAATTGCGATTTTGCTAGGCACGGGTCAAGGGGCAGGAAAACTCTCCGCTGTCGGTCTTGGGCAATACATATTACAGGAATTAAGTCAACACCAACGCGATCCGCTGGATATGTTACGAGATATCAGCGTTCAAGAGTTGACAAAAATTCCCGGTGTAGGGCCAGCAAAAGCCACCACAATTCTAGCAGCGGTTGAGTTAGGAAAACGGGCGTTTCTATCTCGCCCCGGAGTTAGCACCATGATTGATAGTCCTGCTGCCGCTGCTGCTGCGCTCAGTCATGAGTTGATGTGGCAGATGCAAGAACGATTTGCCGTGGTGCTGTTGGATGTAAAGAATCGCTTGGTGGGTACTCAAGTGATTACCATTGGCACTGCAACTGAAACGTTGGCTCCTCCCCGCGAGATTTTCCGAGAAGTCCTTCGCCAGGGTGCGACGCGGCTGATTATTGCACACAATCATCCGTCAGGGAGCATTGAACCCAGTCAAGAAGATATAGATTTGACCCGTCAGTTGTTGATGGGAGCGCAATATTTAAGTATTCCACTGCTAGATCATTTGATTTTAGGCAATGGTGACTATCTGAGTCTGCGGCAAACAACAACCTTATGGGAGGAGTATCCACAGGGGGATTGA
- a CDS encoding Uma2 family endonuclease — protein MPPLLNKTTDQRIIHQGTWEQFKFIQKGFNGSPGVRLFYYDETIEILMPGREHEIFASIIGYLVTTFLAERGIFFQPTRSMTQEKEGVVSAQADESYCIESVKSIPDLSIEVVFTSGGTSKLERYKALGVPEVWFWEDGLLKLYHLQNGSYESIERSQLPGLSELDPELLRRCILMAETDAGEAIRAFRREI, from the coding sequence ATGCCCCCACTACTGAACAAAACAACCGACCAACGCATTATCCATCAGGGAACCTGGGAACAGTTCAAATTCATCCAGAAAGGCTTTAATGGTTCTCCTGGGGTGCGGCTGTTTTACTATGACGAGACGATCGAGATTCTTATGCCGGGACGCGAACATGAAATTTTTGCCAGTATCATTGGTTACTTAGTGACAACCTTTCTGGCAGAAAGGGGCATTTTCTTTCAGCCAACTCGATCAATGACTCAGGAAAAAGAAGGCGTTGTCTCGGCTCAAGCGGACGAGTCTTACTGCATTGAGAGCGTGAAATCGATTCCAGATTTGTCGATTGAAGTTGTCTTTACCAGTGGAGGCACCAGCAAGTTAGAACGTTATAAAGCTTTGGGCGTTCCAGAAGTTTGGTTTTGGGAAGATGGATTGCTGAAGCTTTATCATCTTCAAAACGGCAGCTATGAATCCATTGAGCGCAGCCAGCTACCCGGACTCAGCGAACTCGATCCTGAATTGCTCAGACGCTGCATTTTGATGGCAGAAACTGACGCTGGAGAAGCGATTAGAGCATTCCGCCGAGAGATATAG
- a CDS encoding phosphoribulokinase codes for MSHRPIILGIVGDSAAGKTTITRGIAQILGEDNVTIICTDDYHKYDRIQRAEKGISALHPDCNYLDIMEQHLSLLQNGQPILKPIYNHDTGMFDPPEYIKPSKFVIVEGLLGYSTMKTRDYHDVKVYLAPPEALRAEWKIKRDTMKRGYTEEQVREQLRKREPDSEEFIRPQRQWADIVVSFYPPTDAPEESSSHLNVQLVLRPTIPHPSLTEILHPSRPNYKPAIRLELERDMGKPVDVLEIDGQATSEQVKDLERMLCNDIPDLLPFCSLDGTPNLGALVGTTGETLQSYPLALTQLLVAYHMLKAATIHQ; via the coding sequence ATGAGCCATCGTCCGATTATTCTAGGCATTGTTGGTGACAGTGCCGCTGGGAAAACAACAATAACACGAGGAATTGCTCAGATATTAGGTGAAGACAATGTCACCATTATCTGTACCGACGATTATCACAAGTACGACCGCATTCAACGTGCAGAGAAGGGAATTTCAGCACTGCATCCCGACTGCAACTACTTGGATATCATGGAGCAACACCTGTCCCTGCTTCAAAACGGACAGCCCATCCTGAAGCCGATTTACAACCACGACACCGGGATGTTCGATCCGCCTGAGTATATCAAGCCGAGCAAGTTTGTGATTGTTGAAGGGCTTCTCGGTTATTCAACCATGAAAACCCGTGACTATCACGATGTAAAAGTTTATCTCGCACCGCCTGAAGCTCTACGCGCTGAGTGGAAGATCAAGCGAGATACGATGAAACGGGGCTATACCGAAGAACAGGTTCGCGAACAATTGAGAAAGCGCGAACCAGACTCAGAGGAATTTATCCGTCCCCAGCGCCAATGGGCAGATATCGTGGTGAGTTTCTACCCGCCTACAGACGCGCCAGAGGAGAGCAGTTCGCATCTGAATGTGCAATTGGTACTCAGACCGACAATTCCACATCCCAGCTTGACCGAGATTTTGCACCCAAGCCGTCCTAATTACAAACCGGCAATTCGCCTGGAACTTGAGCGGGATATGGGCAAGCCGGTTGATGTCCTAGAGATTGACGGTCAAGCAACCAGCGAACAAGTCAAAGATTTAGAGCGGATGTTGTGTAACGACATTCCCGACTTACTGCCTTTCTGTAGCTTGGACGGCACCCCCAATCTGGGCGCTCTCGTTGGTACAACTGGGGAAACGCTCCAAAGTTACCCGCTGGCACTAACTCAGCTACTGGTTGCCTATCATATGCTCAAAGCTGCCACTATCCACCAGTAG
- a CDS encoding metal-binding protein, whose translation MPSGRTHDRITLWCLPWVAGMTFGLTRSGELTLIVSGGFLFSGLMFSPDLDLNSRPYQRWGWLRWIWIPYQKSLRHRSIFSHGLAIGTIVRSLYLSCWLFLVGLLILGMLQLVWGVGWTWQVVANQAQRSLTQYPAEWMALFVGLELGAMSHSFSDWGGSAYKRFKKSGLKAVMPKRVKTRKRTGKVSQRRVKKPTAKTQRTQR comes from the coding sequence ATGCCCTCTGGTCGGACGCACGATCGTATAACTTTATGGTGCCTGCCTTGGGTGGCTGGCATGACGTTCGGGCTGACTCGCAGCGGCGAGCTGACGTTAATTGTTTCCGGAGGATTTTTATTCAGCGGGCTGATGTTTAGCCCTGACTTGGATCTAAACTCGCGTCCTTATCAGCGTTGGGGCTGGTTGCGGTGGATTTGGATACCCTACCAGAAGAGTTTACGTCACCGATCGATTTTCTCCCACGGGTTGGCAATTGGGACAATCGTGCGATCGCTTTATCTCTCCTGCTGGCTCTTTCTCGTGGGATTGTTGATATTGGGGATGCTACAGCTAGTCTGGGGTGTCGGGTGGACTTGGCAGGTGGTAGCGAATCAGGCGCAGCGATCGCTGACTCAATACCCGGCTGAATGGATGGCGCTGTTTGTGGGTTTGGAATTGGGTGCAATGAGTCACTCGTTCAGTGACTGGGGGGGTTCTGCCTACAAGCGGTTTAAAAAAAGTGGATTGAAGGCGGTGATGCCTAAGCGAGTGAAGACTCGGAAGCGAACCGGCAAAGTGAGTCAGCGTAGAGTCAAGAAACCAACCGCCAAGACGCAGAGGACGCAAAGGTAA
- a CDS encoding group 1 truncated hemoglobin, whose product MNSQLSLYERLGGVYNIAAVVDDFIDRIMVDPKLNANPLVDEAHHRVSKAGFKYLVTEMVCWATGGPQQYTGRSMHDSHAHLKISPEEWEVFLADFQQSLDKFEVPQTEQKELFDIVASTRQDIVE is encoded by the coding sequence ATGAACTCACAACTATCACTTTATGAGCGCCTGGGCGGTGTTTACAATATTGCAGCCGTAGTCGATGATTTCATTGACAGAATCATGGTTGACCCGAAATTGAATGCAAATCCTCTCGTAGATGAAGCACATCACCGAGTGTCAAAAGCAGGTTTCAAGTATCTGGTTACAGAAATGGTTTGCTGGGCGACAGGTGGCCCGCAACAATATACGGGTCGTTCAATGCACGATTCTCATGCTCACCTAAAAATTTCTCCTGAAGAGTGGGAAGTATTTCTGGCGGATTTTCAACAAAGTTTAGATAAGTTTGAAGTTCCTCAGACAGAGCAGAAAGAGCTATTTGATATCGTTGCCAGCACTCGGCAAGATATTGTTGAATGA
- a CDS encoding glutamate-5-semialdehyde dehydrogenase, protein MTSQIASMSLSAIAQKTRQAARSLAVLSAEAKNQAIEAIAQALESSASEIVAANAADCKAAEAAGIPKPLYARLKLDETKLKGAIAGVRDVGRLPDPVGAVQVHRELDEGLILKRVTCPLGVLGVIFEARPDAVMQISTLAIKSGNGVILKCGQEAVRSCEALVKAIRQGLAKTEVNPDVVQLLTTREETLELLKLDQFVDLIIPRGSNSFVRFVQENTRIPVLGHAEGICHVYVDKAADLQKAISITVDAKTHYPAACNAVETLLVHQAIASELLPQVANTLQSKNVELRGDESTCEILNITQATEADWATEYSDLILSIKIVDSLSEAIDHINTYGSRHTDAIVTEDTAAATNFLAQVNAAGVFHNCSTRFADGFRYGLGAEVGISTQMMPPRGPVGLEGLVTYKYQIAGDGHIAATYSGADAKLFTHRDL, encoded by the coding sequence ATGACTTCCCAGATTGCTTCCATGTCCTTAAGTGCGATCGCTCAAAAAACTCGTCAAGCAGCGCGAAGCTTGGCAGTGTTGTCCGCAGAGGCGAAAAACCAAGCGATTGAAGCGATCGCGCAAGCGCTAGAATCCTCAGCATCAGAGATTGTGGCGGCGAATGCGGCAGATTGCAAGGCAGCGGAGGCGGCAGGAATTCCCAAACCGCTTTACGCTCGCTTGAAGTTGGATGAAACAAAGCTAAAAGGCGCGATCGCGGGAGTGAGAGATGTGGGGCGTCTGCCCGATCCCGTGGGCGCAGTGCAGGTTCACCGGGAACTGGATGAGGGATTAATTCTCAAGCGCGTTACCTGTCCTCTAGGCGTTCTGGGAGTGATTTTTGAAGCGCGTCCCGATGCAGTGATGCAAATTTCCACTCTTGCCATCAAATCTGGCAACGGTGTTATCCTCAAATGCGGACAGGAAGCAGTGCGTTCTTGTGAAGCGCTGGTGAAAGCGATTCGCCAGGGATTAGCGAAGACTGAAGTAAATCCAGATGTAGTGCAATTGCTGACAACGAGAGAGGAAACCTTAGAACTGCTGAAATTAGATCAATTTGTAGATTTAATTATTCCTAGAGGTTCTAACTCTTTTGTCCGTTTTGTGCAAGAAAATACTCGGATTCCTGTTTTGGGTCATGCGGAAGGGATTTGTCACGTCTATGTGGACAAAGCGGCGGATCTGCAAAAAGCTATCTCGATTACCGTAGATGCCAAAACCCATTACCCAGCCGCCTGCAACGCTGTGGAGACTCTGCTAGTGCATCAAGCGATCGCATCGGAATTGTTACCGCAAGTTGCGAATACTTTGCAATCAAAAAATGTAGAATTGCGAGGAGATGAAAGCACCTGCGAAATTCTGAACATTACACAGGCGACTGAAGCCGACTGGGCGACAGAATACAGCGATTTAATTCTCTCAATCAAAATTGTGGATTCTCTCTCAGAAGCGATTGACCATATTAATACCTACGGTTCTCGGCATACTGATGCCATCGTGACAGAAGATACTGCTGCTGCAACTAATTTTCTGGCACAAGTCAATGCTGCTGGAGTCTTTCATAACTGTTCAACTCGCTTTGCCGATGGCTTCCGTTACGGATTAGGCGCAGAAGTGGGAATCAGTACTCAAATGATGCCTCCTCGCGGCCCTGTAGGCTTAGAAGGACTGGTGACATACAAATATCAAATCGCAGGCGATGGGCATATTGCTGCCACCTACAGCGGTGCAGATGCCAAACTCTTTACTCATCGAGATTTGTAG
- a CDS encoding DUF2330 domain-containing protein has translation MKLFRIWKTLVITFLAVICFAPTAWGFCGFYVAKADTKLYNKASQVVIARDRDRTILTMANDYQGDVKDFALVVPVPTVLQKEQVHVGDPKIIERLDAFSAPRLVEYFDEDPCNSVMYERLPAPASAPTSGGARASRDEDNSLGVTVEARFNVGEYDIVILSAKESNGLETWLNRNGYKIPRGAKQLLQPYIRQNMKFFVAKVNLKEFQNSGSQFLRPLQMAYESPKFMLPIRLGMINSTSEQDLIVYVLSPKGQAEVTNYRTVKIPSDAEIPVFVKNEFGDFYKSMFQTSYTREDKKVAFLEYAWNMGNCDPCSAEPLNPEELRKAGVFWLDNYPSDARESAPFRRAVVPSNNVFITRLHVRYTRDKFPEDLVFQETSNEQSFQGRYVLRHPFTGDVKCQAGQQYKQSLTRRFEQEAQTLAKLTGWNIQDIRKKMPVAQSSSRPWWQNIWP, from the coding sequence ATGAAATTATTTCGGATCTGGAAAACTTTAGTAATAACGTTTTTGGCTGTTATTTGCTTTGCTCCGACAGCCTGGGGATTTTGTGGCTTCTATGTGGCGAAAGCGGATACAAAGCTTTACAATAAAGCGTCGCAAGTAGTAATTGCTCGCGATCGCGATCGCACTATTTTAACGATGGCGAATGACTATCAAGGCGATGTCAAAGACTTTGCTCTGGTTGTCCCCGTTCCGACAGTGCTTCAGAAAGAACAGGTTCACGTTGGCGACCCTAAAATTATCGAGCGATTGGATGCTTTTAGTGCGCCGCGACTGGTGGAATATTTTGACGAAGATCCTTGTAATTCGGTCATGTACGAGAGGCTCCCTGCACCAGCATCCGCACCAACGTCAGGCGGTGCAAGAGCTAGCAGGGATGAAGACAATAGCTTGGGTGTCACTGTAGAAGCTCGTTTCAATGTGGGAGAGTATGACATTGTTATTCTCAGTGCAAAAGAATCAAACGGTCTAGAAACCTGGCTAAATCGCAACGGATATAAGATTCCACGGGGTGCAAAACAACTGCTGCAACCCTATATTCGGCAAAACATGAAATTCTTTGTTGCAAAGGTCAATCTTAAAGAATTTCAAAATTCCGGCTCTCAATTTCTGCGACCTCTACAGATGGCTTACGAATCGCCTAAATTTATGTTGCCGATTCGTCTAGGGATGATTAACTCTACTAGCGAACAAGATTTGATTGTTTACGTTTTATCGCCTAAAGGACAAGCTGAAGTTACCAATTACCGAACTGTAAAAATCCCCTCGGATGCTGAAATTCCAGTATTCGTCAAAAATGAATTTGGCGATTTCTACAAATCGATGTTTCAAACTTCTTACACTCGTGAAGACAAAAAGGTTGCCTTTCTGGAATATGCCTGGAACATGGGAAACTGCGATCCCTGTTCTGCCGAACCTTTAAATCCAGAAGAACTGCGGAAAGCTGGTGTTTTTTGGCTAGATAATTATCCTTCGGATGCCCGCGAGTCAGCGCCTTTCCGTAGAGCCGTTGTTCCCTCTAATAATGTTTTTATCACCCGTCTCCATGTCCGGTACACCCGCGATAAATTCCCGGAAGATTTGGTGTTTCAAGAAACATCAAATGAACAAAGTTTTCAAGGTCGTTATGTCCTTCGTCATCCCTTTACAGGAGATGTGAAGTGTCAAGCGGGTCAACAGTATAAACAGTCTTTGACTAGACGATTTGAACAAGAGGCGCAGACTCTCGCCAAGCTGACTGGGTGGAATATTCAGGATATTCGGAAGAAAATGCCTGTTGCACAAAGCAGTTCTAGACCTTGGTGGCAAAACATCTGGCCTTAA
- a CDS encoding RnfABCDGE type electron transport complex subunit D, with product MLLKDVRDYQILFLSLFLFLGIWTRDWTLRPDLILVVMVTCLGTQWLAVSIKQNLFNLLPVQDNCPNEINSVLTNVPINLSLRSAFITALGLSLLLRADSYSTMILAGSFAILSKFIFNFRNKHFFNPANFGIIAALILTKDAWVSPGQWGDEWWYALLFAGTGGTILKRVGRWDTTAAFLGSYALLEAIRNIWLGWTLDVFSHRLMSGSLLLFALFMITDPRSIPNARSGRLVWAVSIGCLTFFLRNQFFVSTAVFWALFALAPMTVLLDFLWSAPRFSWAEASAQKFSNSVIDKSEETESETYLQV from the coding sequence ATGCTGCTAAAAGATGTCCGAGACTATCAAATTCTGTTTCTATCCTTGTTCCTGTTCTTAGGTATTTGGACAAGAGACTGGACGCTAAGACCGGATCTAATTCTAGTGGTCATGGTAACTTGTCTGGGGACTCAGTGGCTAGCAGTATCGATTAAACAAAACTTATTCAATTTGCTTCCGGTACAAGATAATTGTCCCAATGAAATTAATTCTGTTTTAACAAATGTTCCTATCAATCTTTCATTACGGAGTGCTTTTATTACGGCTTTAGGTCTGAGTTTGCTCCTAAGAGCCGATAGTTACAGCACAATGATTTTGGCTGGCTCTTTCGCAATTCTAAGTAAATTCATTTTTAATTTTCGGAACAAGCATTTTTTTAACCCTGCTAACTTTGGTATTATTGCCGCGCTTATCTTGACAAAAGATGCCTGGGTTTCGCCCGGACAATGGGGAGATGAATGGTGGTATGCGCTGTTATTTGCAGGCACCGGGGGCACGATTTTAAAACGAGTTGGTCGTTGGGATACAACCGCTGCTTTTTTAGGTTCCTACGCTTTATTGGAAGCAATTCGCAATATTTGGCTGGGCTGGACATTGGATGTATTTTCACATCGATTGATGAGCGGTTCTTTGTTGTTATTTGCCCTGTTTATGATTACAGATCCTCGCTCCATACCTAATGCTAGGAGCGGGCGTTTAGTATGGGCAGTTTCTATCGGCTGCTTAACTTTTTTCTTGCGAAATCAATTTTTTGTATCTACTGCTGTTTTCTGGGCTTTGTTCGCCCTCGCACCGATGACCGTTCTTTTAGATTTTCTCTGGTCAGCACCCCGATTTTCATGGGCGGAGGCTTCCGCACAGAAATTCAGTAATTCAGTCATTGATAAATCTGAGGAAACTGAATCCGAGACGTATTTACAAGTGTAA
- a CDS encoding tetratricopeptide repeat protein, with the protein MSLEAGFDALKQGRYQEAVPLLRQYCHCSDARAKDYLRGLMGLAKAYQGSGETQKAIALGFVFPSLF; encoded by the coding sequence ATGTCACTCGAAGCCGGATTTGACGCGCTCAAACAAGGACGATATCAAGAGGCAGTTCCGTTGCTCAGGCAATACTGCCATTGTTCCGATGCTCGCGCTAAAGACTACCTGAGAGGTTTGATGGGGCTAGCGAAAGCCTATCAAGGTAGCGGAGAGACCCAAAAAGCGATCGCGCTTGGTTTTGTCTTCCCATCCCTGTTCTAA
- the mazG gene encoding nucleoside triphosphate pyrophosphohydrolase, translating to MSNSPESAHPMPQTALEALQQLIEIVAQLRSPNGGCPWDLAQTPQTLTPYVIEEAYEVVDAIRTGDKDAIAEELGDLLLQVVLQAQIASESGQFSLTDVVQGLTQKLIRRHPHVFGEVEVETAEEVHENWQKIKAAEKGETTQDAQQLSRKLTRYSRTLPPLMAGMKISQKAAAAGFEWENIEGVWAKFHEELAEFEEALQQEDEAHQQAELGDLLFTVINLARWYDLDPSEALQGTNQRFIQRLKKMEAFADRPLSDYTLDELETLWQQAKAQLAASGELNKER from the coding sequence ATGTCAAATTCCCCAGAATCTGCTCATCCCATGCCTCAAACTGCACTAGAAGCGCTGCAACAGTTGATTGAGATTGTTGCCCAGTTGCGATCGCCGAATGGGGGTTGTCCTTGGGATTTAGCGCAGACTCCCCAAACTCTGACCCCGTACGTCATCGAAGAAGCTTATGAAGTCGTAGATGCGATTCGCACTGGGGATAAAGATGCGATCGCTGAAGAACTGGGGGACTTATTGCTACAAGTGGTGCTGCAAGCGCAGATTGCCAGCGAATCCGGGCAATTTAGCTTAACCGATGTCGTTCAGGGGCTTACTCAAAAGCTGATCCGCCGTCATCCTCACGTCTTTGGAGAGGTTGAAGTCGAAACTGCGGAGGAAGTCCACGAAAATTGGCAGAAAATCAAAGCCGCAGAAAAAGGAGAAACGACTCAAGACGCGCAACAGCTAAGTCGCAAACTGACTCGTTATTCCCGCACATTGCCGCCACTGATGGCAGGGATGAAAATTTCTCAAAAGGCAGCTGCGGCTGGGTTTGAGTGGGAAAATATTGAGGGCGTGTGGGCGAAGTTTCACGAAGAGTTAGCAGAATTTGAAGAGGCACTGCAACAGGAAGACGAAGCCCATCAGCAAGCGGAACTGGGAGATTTATTATTTACGGTGATTAATCTTGCCCGTTGGTACGATCTCGATCCTTCAGAAGCTTTGCAGGGAACGAATCAGCGATTTATTCAGCGTCTGAAAAAAATGGAGGCTTTTGCCGACCGTCCCCTCTCTGATTACACATTAGATGAGTTGGAAACGCTTTGGCAACAAGCGAAAGCTCAGTTAGCAGCTTCGGGCGAATTAAACAAGGAACGCTAA